The proteins below are encoded in one region of Peribacillus muralis:
- the asnB gene encoding asparagine synthase (glutamine-hydrolyzing), whose amino-acid sequence MCGFVGCIQEYPKAINSNMKDAIKKMNTIITHRGPDDEGYFFDDFVNFGFRRLSIIDLENGNQPLSYENERYWIIFNGEIYNHIELRKELIESGYEFTTQSDTEVILALYCSQKEHAVQKLRGMFAFVIWDKIEEKLFGARDHFGIKPFFYCEQDEVTYFASEKKSILTTMDEKLDVNSLQHYLSFQYVPEPSTLSKNIKKLLPGHYFTKEPGKKMDITKFWQPTFHPSNMEDSKVSKEIQETLIDSVNVHMRSDVPVGSFLSGGIDSSFICSIAKQINPKIKTFSVGFERDGYSEINVAQETAAALNVENISYIISPEEFLAELPKIIWHLDDPLADPAAVPLYFVAREAKKHVKVALSGEGADELFGGYNIYREPHSLRMFSYIPSPLNNVLKTLSSILPEGVKGKSFIERGVTALEDRYIGNANIFDEKEKKGLLVNYLNGLENEKVTSPIYSNSLDYDPITQMQNIDIQTWLKGDILLKADKMSMANSLEVRVPFLDTCVFDTASKLSMDQKVRNGTTKYMLRKAARGIVPEHVWSRKKLGFPVPIRHWLKDELYDWSVKLIHESQTDYLFNKQQILKLLENHVNGKMDNSRKLWTILTFMIWHQIYVEKQDELQPQRSLQYAVN is encoded by the coding sequence ATGTGCGGTTTTGTTGGATGTATTCAAGAATATCCAAAAGCCATAAATTCAAATATGAAAGACGCGATCAAAAAAATGAATACGATCATCACCCATAGAGGTCCGGATGATGAAGGTTATTTTTTTGATGATTTCGTGAATTTTGGATTTAGAAGATTAAGTATCATCGATTTAGAGAATGGCAACCAACCTCTTTCATATGAAAATGAAAGGTATTGGATCATTTTCAATGGTGAAATCTATAATCATATTGAATTGAGGAAAGAGCTGATTGAAAGTGGATATGAGTTCACTACGCAATCGGATACGGAAGTAATCCTGGCACTTTATTGCAGTCAAAAAGAGCATGCCGTTCAAAAGCTGCGGGGGATGTTCGCTTTTGTCATATGGGATAAAATTGAGGAAAAGCTGTTTGGAGCAAGAGACCACTTTGGAATCAAGCCGTTTTTCTACTGTGAGCAAGATGAGGTTACATATTTTGCTTCGGAGAAAAAAAGCATCTTGACGACAATGGATGAGAAGCTGGATGTGAATTCACTACAGCATTATCTCAGTTTTCAATATGTTCCCGAACCATCCACCTTATCCAAAAATATTAAAAAGCTATTGCCTGGTCATTATTTCACTAAAGAGCCTGGTAAGAAAATGGATATCACCAAGTTTTGGCAGCCTACATTTCATCCTTCCAATATGGAAGATTCAAAAGTATCCAAAGAAATCCAGGAGACTTTAATAGATTCGGTGAACGTACATATGAGAAGTGATGTTCCAGTTGGATCATTCCTTTCAGGAGGCATTGACTCATCTTTTATCTGCTCCATCGCCAAACAGATTAATCCAAAAATAAAAACTTTTTCAGTGGGCTTTGAAAGAGATGGTTATAGTGAAATAAACGTTGCACAGGAAACGGCTGCCGCTTTAAATGTAGAGAATATTAGTTATATCATAAGTCCAGAGGAATTTTTGGCCGAACTTCCCAAGATTATTTGGCATCTGGATGACCCTCTAGCCGACCCTGCTGCCGTCCCGCTATATTTCGTCGCACGGGAAGCTAAAAAGCACGTCAAGGTCGCCTTGTCCGGGGAAGGAGCAGATGAATTATTCGGCGGATACAATATATACCGGGAACCGCATTCCCTGCGTATGTTTTCCTATATTCCATCGCCGCTTAACAATGTGTTAAAGACCCTTTCTTCCATTTTGCCGGAAGGCGTAAAAGGAAAGAGTTTCATTGAGCGCGGTGTTACGGCACTAGAGGATCGATATATCGGAAATGCAAATATCTTCGATGAGAAAGAGAAGAAAGGATTACTGGTGAATTATCTGAATGGTTTAGAGAATGAAAAAGTGACCAGTCCCATTTATTCAAACTCTTTAGATTATGATCCGATTACACAAATGCAAAACATTGATATTCAGACATGGCTCAAAGGTGATATTTTACTGAAAGCTGATAAAATGTCGATGGCAAATTCTTTAGAGGTAAGAGTTCCATTCCTGGATACATGTGTTTTCGACACGGCATCAAAACTGAGCATGGATCAAAAGGTCAGAAATGGAACGACGAAATACATGCTCCGAAAAGCTGCCCGTGGAATCGTACCCGAACATGTATGGAGCAGAAAGAAGCTTGGCTTCCCAGTTCCGATAAGACATTGGTTAAAGGACGAATTATATGATTGGTCAGTGAAGCTGATCCATGAGAGCCAAACAGACTATCTTTTTAACAAACAGCAAATCTTGAAATTACTTGAAAATCATGTGAATGGTAAAATGGATAACAGTCGAAAACTATGGACGATTTTAACTTTCATGATTTGGCATCAAATATATGTAGAAAAGCAAGATGAGCTTCAACCACAAAGGTCCTTACAATATGCTGTAAATTAA
- a CDS encoding GntR family transcriptional regulator, translated as MNKDAALHSIVKESIIDLIKKGEYETNTKLPTEAEFCKIYGVSRTTVRTALQQLTVEGYIYRVQGKGTFVSENKVKQFLSSTVEKFSEQITMQGKNPSTKVISLKVIEANATLAKLFKQNIGDPVNKLERIRYVNDVPLQYEIAYLPWYKTPGLNIEACEKSLFEVLEKQFNLKVKKTVEHLEFSLADDSISGKLEVPNGSPCFSLETYTYESDGSVIEFSKTFFRGDRAHFIIERNY; from the coding sequence ATGAATAAAGATGCGGCATTGCATTCCATAGTTAAGGAATCGATCATCGATCTTATAAAGAAAGGCGAATATGAAACGAATACTAAATTACCGACTGAAGCAGAGTTTTGTAAAATATACGGTGTAAGCAGGACGACAGTACGGACGGCCTTACAGCAATTGACCGTCGAGGGCTACATCTATCGTGTTCAGGGGAAAGGAACCTTCGTTTCGGAAAATAAAGTGAAGCAATTCCTATCAAGTACAGTTGAAAAGTTCTCCGAGCAAATCACGATGCAAGGAAAAAATCCTTCCACAAAGGTCATCAGCCTAAAGGTCATCGAAGCAAACGCTACCCTTGCCAAGCTTTTCAAGCAAAATATTGGAGATCCCGTGAATAAACTGGAGCGGATACGCTACGTAAACGATGTCCCCCTTCAATATGAAATCGCCTATCTTCCTTGGTATAAAACTCCAGGGTTGAATATTGAAGCATGTGAGAAATCGCTCTTTGAAGTACTTGAAAAACAATTCAATTTAAAAGTGAAAAAAACGGTCGAGCATTTGGAATTTTCACTTGCCGACGACTCCATTTCCGGTAAATTGGAAGTACCAAACGGATCACCTTGTTTTTCCTTGGAAACCTACACATACGAAAGTGATGGTTCAGTCATTGAATTTTCCAAAACCTTCTTCAGGGGCGATCGTGCGCACTTTATCATAGAACGGAACTATTGA
- a CDS encoding PTS sugar transporter subunit IIB → MNILLCCSAGMSTSLLVTKMEESARNQGVDCHIWAVGSTEVNNEMDKADVILLGPQVRYLLSKLQEAVKEKGIPVATINPMFYGLCNGEEVLKQATTLIKGE, encoded by the coding sequence ATGAATATCTTATTATGCTGTTCTGCGGGGATGTCTACTAGTTTATTAGTTACAAAGATGGAGGAAAGTGCGAGGAATCAAGGAGTCGATTGTCATATTTGGGCGGTTGGATCGACCGAAGTGAACAATGAAATGGATAAGGCCGATGTGATTCTTTTAGGACCACAAGTTAGATATCTCCTTTCCAAGTTACAGGAAGCTGTAAAAGAAAAAGGTATTCCTGTCGCAACCATCAATCCGATGTTCTATGGACTGTGTAATGGTGAAGAAGTGCTAAAACAAGCCACTACTTTAATTAAGGGAGAATAA
- a CDS encoding PTS sugar transporter subunit IIC translates to MMTFIDKYIMPGAVKVGNNRHLLAIRDALIGMIAITMIGSFAVLFNNLGQVIKPYGRMMEAIFGPAWNTLGGDIWFGTFAFMTVFAVFGISYKLARSYGDDGFEAMLVSAACFFLLLPQIGNVTLTIDDKAVSGGAWGFVSVNYFNATALFTGIVVALIATEIFVRLSRVKYLVIKLPDGVPPAVARSFAKLIPGMATIFAAGLFGLLFRKATDGQVLNDWLSKVIVSPLQSAVDSLPFAILLVFLVHLLWMIGLHGPNILGGITTPLFESSGVKNIDLYAKGVKDLDQYGVLAGSFLDAFVYLGGSGATLGLIIAMIIAGRKRYKQMIALGGAPGVFQINEPILFGLPIVLNPMWFIPFVLGPVITTVISYIAVSSGMVFPIVAKIPWVTPPIVGGFLATGGHVSGAILAAINLVISTAIYLPFVYAQVKIDTKNKTELTKDSETLSV, encoded by the coding sequence ATGATGACTTTTATTGATAAGTATATTATGCCAGGAGCTGTAAAGGTAGGAAATAACCGGCATCTGCTTGCGATTCGTGACGCATTGATTGGAATGATAGCGATTACAATGATCGGATCATTTGCGGTCCTGTTCAATAATCTTGGGCAAGTCATCAAGCCTTATGGAAGAATGATGGAGGCCATTTTCGGTCCCGCATGGAATACGCTCGGCGGTGATATTTGGTTCGGGACCTTTGCATTCATGACGGTATTCGCCGTATTTGGCATTTCTTATAAACTAGCAAGATCTTACGGCGATGATGGCTTTGAAGCGATGTTGGTATCAGCGGCATGTTTCTTCTTGCTATTGCCTCAAATCGGTAATGTCACATTGACCATCGATGATAAGGCCGTTTCAGGCGGGGCTTGGGGATTCGTCAGCGTGAATTATTTTAATGCCACCGCCCTATTTACAGGTATAGTCGTTGCCTTAATTGCGACTGAAATATTCGTGAGGCTTTCACGGGTGAAATATTTAGTCATTAAGCTGCCGGATGGAGTTCCTCCAGCTGTAGCCAGGTCGTTTGCCAAGTTAATTCCTGGGATGGCCACAATCTTTGCCGCTGGCTTGTTCGGACTGCTATTTCGCAAAGCTACGGATGGGCAGGTGTTGAATGATTGGCTGAGCAAGGTAATCGTATCTCCCTTACAAAGTGCGGTAGACTCATTGCCATTCGCAATTTTATTAGTATTTCTTGTTCATTTATTATGGATGATTGGTTTGCACGGACCAAATATCCTTGGCGGAATAACGACTCCGCTTTTTGAAAGTTCGGGAGTGAAGAATATCGATTTGTATGCTAAAGGTGTCAAAGATCTGGACCAGTATGGTGTGTTGGCAGGCTCTTTCCTTGATGCATTCGTTTATTTAGGAGGGTCTGGGGCAACATTGGGGCTTATCATTGCCATGATCATTGCAGGACGAAAACGCTATAAACAGATGATTGCGCTCGGAGGGGCACCCGGGGTGTTCCAAATTAACGAACCGATTCTTTTCGGATTGCCAATCGTTTTGAATCCAATGTGGTTCATTCCTTTTGTTCTCGGTCCGGTAATTACAACCGTGATTTCTTATATTGCCGTAAGCAGCGGAATGGTTTTTCCAATCGTAGCCAAGATACCTTGGGTTACACCTCCGATCGTGGGAGGATTCCTGGCAACTGGAGGTCACGTATCTGGAGCTATATTGGCAGCAATCAATTTAGTCATTTCAACTGCGATTTATTTACCGTTTGTTTATGCCCAGGTGAAGATTGATACAAAAAATAAAACAGAGCTAACGAAAGATTCAGAAACGTTAAGCGTATAA
- a CDS encoding PTS lactose/cellobiose transporter subunit IIA: protein MEKEELYQLSFQLILYSGNARSFAMEAMQEAKKRNFESARSKIAESESELLQAHKYQTQLIHAEAGGDHFELPILLVHAQDHLMTAMTLKDLAIEMIDLREEFSHAGTVKEGTAE, encoded by the coding sequence ATGGAAAAAGAAGAATTATACCAGTTATCGTTTCAATTGATTTTATATAGCGGCAATGCGAGAAGCTTTGCAATGGAAGCGATGCAGGAAGCGAAAAAAAGAAACTTTGAATCTGCCCGTTCAAAAATTGCCGAGTCGGAATCCGAACTACTGCAAGCCCATAAATATCAAACGCAATTAATCCATGCTGAGGCAGGCGGGGACCACTTTGAACTTCCCATTCTCCTGGTCCATGCACAGGATCATCTCATGACAGCGATGACATTGAAGGATCTTGCGATTGAAATGATCGATCTACGCGAAGAATTCTCACATGCAGGTACTGTGAAGGAGGGAACTGCGGAATGA
- a CDS encoding 6-phospho-beta-glucosidase, which produces MSKGLKIVTIGGGSSYTPELIEGFIKYHEELPVSEIWLVDIEAGKEKLEIVGDLARRMIEKAGVNIEVHLTLDRKKALKNADYVTTQLRVGQLAARALDEKIPLKHGVIGQETNGPGGLFKAFRTIPVILDIAREMEEVCPDAWLINFTNPAGMVTEAVLRHSNITKIIGLCNVPIGMERGVADLMGVEPSRVRIDFAGLNHMVYGLDVFVDGESVKDQIIKLITDPAKAVTMKNIHAMGWEPEFLKALNLFPCPYHNYYYKTGDVLAQELKDAENGETRAEVVQRLEAELFELYKDKDLAIKPPQLEERGGAYYSDAAVRLIRSMHTDKCDIQAVNTINQGSIEGIPYESAIETSCVITKDGPKPINVGKLPVAVRGLIQQIKSFERVAIEAAVTGNYDTALLALTINPLVPSDRVAKLILDEMLEAHKDYLPQFFEEKELQDNLS; this is translated from the coding sequence ATGAGCAAGGGATTGAAGATTGTTACAATAGGCGGAGGATCAAGCTATACTCCAGAGCTGATCGAAGGCTTCATTAAGTATCATGAGGAGCTTCCTGTAAGTGAAATTTGGCTAGTGGATATCGAAGCGGGTAAGGAAAAACTTGAAATCGTCGGGGATTTGGCAAGAAGGATGATAGAAAAGGCTGGGGTCAATATAGAAGTGCACCTGACATTAGATAGAAAGAAAGCGCTTAAAAATGCGGATTACGTCACGACACAGCTCCGGGTCGGCCAGCTTGCTGCTAGAGCTCTTGATGAGAAGATTCCTTTGAAGCACGGAGTCATCGGACAGGAGACAAACGGACCTGGCGGGCTTTTCAAAGCTTTTAGAACGATTCCCGTCATACTTGATATAGCGCGTGAGATGGAAGAGGTTTGTCCGGATGCTTGGCTGATCAACTTCACCAACCCTGCCGGAATGGTAACGGAAGCCGTTCTTCGTCACAGTAATATTACCAAAATCATTGGACTATGCAATGTCCCGATTGGCATGGAGCGAGGAGTGGCGGATTTAATGGGCGTGGAGCCATCAAGAGTCCGGATCGACTTTGCGGGGTTGAACCATATGGTTTACGGATTGGATGTATTCGTTGATGGGGAAAGTGTCAAGGATCAAATCATCAAACTGATTACAGATCCTGCAAAAGCCGTCACGATGAAGAATATCCATGCAATGGGATGGGAGCCGGAATTCCTAAAGGCGTTGAATCTGTTTCCATGTCCATACCATAATTACTATTATAAAACGGGAGATGTGCTTGCCCAGGAATTGAAGGATGCAGAAAATGGGGAAACGCGTGCTGAGGTTGTCCAAAGGCTTGAAGCAGAATTATTCGAGCTATATAAAGACAAGGACCTGGCGATCAAGCCGCCGCAGCTGGAAGAGCGTGGCGGAGCATACTACAGTGATGCTGCCGTAAGGTTAATTCGCTCGATGCATACCGATAAATGCGATATTCAAGCTGTCAATACCATCAACCAAGGTTCCATCGAAGGCATCCCGTATGAATCGGCCATTGAAACCAGCTGTGTAATAACGAAAGACGGTCCGAAGCCGATCAATGTCGGAAAGCTTCCAGTGGCTGTCAGGGGATTGATCCAGCAGATTAAATCATTCGAAAGAGTGGCCATCGAAGCTGCAGTCACAGGGAACTATGATACTGCATTGCTTGCCTTGACGATTAATCCGTTAGTTCCAAGTGATCGTGTTGCGAAACT